Proteins encoded in a region of the Paenibacillus sp. W2I17 genome:
- a CDS encoding MFS transporter: MKQYLRQIHPLAWTIIIGTMFGRLVTSMSIPFLSIYLTRVLDATPTQTGITVAVSSLAGVMVSFYGGYISDRIGRKIVMLISVFSWAGVFFIFSAAEHLWVFFVANTLNGLCRAVFEPTSRALLSDITSPENKLLVFNLRYAAVNLGVVFGPIIGFQLGSSESTFPFVISGLIYIAYGLVLFLQFKLQHANLPERHQATAPRLREALITTGRDRVFLPVLIGTTFCVLGYGHFSSTLAQYLARSPIFENGSQMFSYMLSLNAVTVLIIQYPLVRTFRNFPPLVPLIVGNLLVATSLMMVGIAEGVLMMMMSVILFTIGEVLLFTMMDMLIDRIAKPEWKGTYFGTIGFNNIGSVIAPVMGGVLLSQFGAENGLAVFLPIALTTALGVPFLLIAHRRLVVREKQTEPTSLSM, from the coding sequence ATGAAGCAATATTTAAGGCAAATTCACCCCTTGGCATGGACGATCATTATCGGAACCATGTTTGGACGTCTTGTGACGTCAATGAGTATCCCGTTTCTATCCATCTATCTGACACGTGTGCTAGATGCTACACCGACCCAGACCGGTATTACTGTGGCCGTTAGCTCGCTGGCAGGTGTCATGGTCAGCTTTTATGGAGGTTATATTTCGGACCGGATCGGTCGCAAAATCGTGATGTTAATCTCGGTATTTAGTTGGGCAGGTGTGTTTTTTATCTTTTCAGCAGCAGAGCATCTATGGGTGTTCTTTGTTGCCAATACGTTAAACGGATTATGCCGTGCAGTATTTGAGCCCACCTCCAGAGCACTGTTATCGGATATTACTTCTCCGGAGAACAAATTGCTGGTGTTCAACCTCAGATATGCTGCAGTTAATCTTGGTGTGGTCTTTGGGCCAATTATCGGATTTCAGCTGGGATCATCTGAATCAACGTTCCCATTTGTGATTTCCGGCTTGATATACATAGCCTATGGACTTGTATTATTTCTTCAATTCAAGCTACAGCATGCCAATCTGCCAGAGCGTCATCAGGCAACCGCACCACGTTTGCGTGAAGCACTCATAACCACCGGTCGCGACCGGGTGTTTCTGCCAGTATTAATCGGTACCACATTTTGTGTTCTGGGTTACGGGCACTTTAGTTCTACGTTGGCACAGTACTTGGCGAGGAGCCCGATCTTTGAAAATGGAAGTCAGATGTTCTCGTACATGCTTTCCCTGAATGCCGTGACGGTACTGATTATTCAGTATCCGCTTGTGCGAACCTTCCGAAACTTTCCACCGCTTGTTCCTCTGATTGTGGGTAACCTGCTGGTTGCAACCAGTCTGATGATGGTCGGAATTGCTGAAGGTGTACTCATGATGATGATGAGTGTCATACTATTTACCATTGGGGAAGTGCTGTTGTTCACCATGATGGATATGCTCATTGACCGGATTGCGAAGCCGGAATGGAAAGGAACGTATTTCGGTACCATCGGATTCAATAATATCGGTAGTGTCATTGCTCCTGTCATGGGAGGGGTGTTGTTAAGTCAATTTGGAGCGGAGAATGGGCTCGCTGTTTTTCTACCGATTGCGCTGACGACTGCTCTGGGAGTACCTTTTCTTCTGATAGCGCACAGACGTCTTGTTGTTAGAGAGAAGCAAACAGAGCCTACATCATTAAGTATGTAG
- a CDS encoding ABC transporter substrate-binding protein — MDTLHTHFIRLAGAEQLSFKLHEPVTVTIDSLSAALCCTPRNVKFILRKLEEQGFIHWQPGRGRGHHSELTMLRSMNEALEASFTELLGKGKMKDAIELIGTIQMDDSLREQLMLSLHQQMGFHSHDETASGQDILRIMRSRQLGDLDPAFVYTAFETYLLSQVCNTLITYDAKTESFLPALAHMWECSEDHCLWTFYLRKGVRFHNGRVMTSRDVQATLQRLIDVHSPSIWLYRDIERAEVAGDYCIKFVLHRPNRFFLHLFSCIRMTILPYDYNVTNTLIGTGPFQISELNEDVLELTAFDAYYGIRPHLDQVHFWFVPDLSPNDRYYELPGTDRLSLATGCDQTNSINYPALGCQYMLFNFHKEGIHHHPLFRQALRIVYDSVALVRDLGGNRITPASSFLPWKSAAQDWTAASLKHARELLHNCGYQGETITLSYKHNKDADVAEWFQRRAESIGLNISMQAVVDYFNSEETTNAQLILAEEILEEDWQYGMIHFFKNLSNHFHMCMSPAYQSLLDDKLDHFAKLHREDRTALLDEAEALLRDHCWILHGCHMNKQAELDQSIFGMQVAEFGYLDISKLWIKNP; from the coding sequence ATGGATACCCTACATACACACTTTATAAGGCTCGCCGGGGCCGAACAACTGTCTTTCAAGCTTCATGAACCTGTAACAGTAACGATCGATAGCCTGTCCGCTGCCTTGTGCTGCACCCCACGTAATGTGAAATTCATTCTCAGAAAATTGGAGGAGCAAGGCTTCATCCACTGGCAACCCGGTCGTGGACGGGGACATCATTCGGAGTTAACGATGCTGCGTAGCATGAATGAAGCGTTGGAAGCGAGTTTTACCGAACTTTTGGGTAAAGGCAAAATGAAGGATGCCATTGAACTCATTGGAACCATTCAGATGGATGATTCACTGCGAGAACAGCTCATGCTCTCCCTCCATCAACAGATGGGATTTCACAGCCACGATGAAACTGCCTCTGGTCAGGATATCCTGCGCATCATGAGGTCACGCCAGTTAGGTGATTTGGACCCAGCCTTTGTTTATACTGCATTTGAAACCTACCTATTAAGCCAGGTCTGTAATACGTTGATCACTTATGATGCCAAGACGGAATCATTCCTGCCAGCACTGGCTCACATGTGGGAATGCAGCGAAGACCATTGCTTATGGACCTTTTATCTCCGAAAAGGTGTACGTTTTCACAATGGTCGTGTCATGACGTCCCGGGATGTCCAAGCGACGTTGCAACGTTTGATTGATGTGCACAGTCCGTCCATCTGGTTGTATCGGGATATTGAACGAGCGGAAGTAGCTGGCGATTACTGCATCAAGTTTGTTCTACATCGTCCTAATCGGTTTTTCTTGCATCTGTTCAGTTGTATTCGGATGACAATCCTGCCCTACGATTACAATGTAACCAATACATTGATAGGTACCGGTCCTTTTCAGATCTCTGAGCTGAATGAAGATGTGCTGGAGCTTACCGCTTTTGATGCGTACTACGGCATCCGACCACATCTGGATCAAGTCCACTTCTGGTTTGTGCCTGACCTGAGTCCGAATGATCGCTATTATGAGCTACCGGGTACAGATCGATTAAGTCTGGCAACAGGCTGTGATCAGACCAACAGTATCAATTATCCGGCGCTGGGTTGTCAGTATATGCTGTTCAATTTTCACAAGGAAGGCATCCATCATCATCCCCTATTTCGACAAGCCCTGCGTATCGTCTATGATTCGGTCGCGCTTGTCCGAGATCTCGGTGGGAATCGGATCACACCGGCCAGCAGCTTTCTGCCCTGGAAAAGTGCAGCACAAGACTGGACCGCTGCCTCTCTTAAGCATGCTCGTGAATTGTTGCATAACTGTGGGTACCAAGGTGAGACAATAACATTATCATATAAGCATAATAAAGATGCAGACGTTGCGGAGTGGTTCCAACGTCGTGCAGAGTCCATCGGTCTGAACATCAGCATGCAGGCCGTTGTGGATTACTTCAACTCAGAGGAGACCACGAACGCGCAATTGATCCTCGCTGAAGAGATACTGGAGGAAGATTGGCAGTACGGCATGATTCATTTTTTCAAAAACCTGTCCAACCATTTTCATATGTGTATGTCTCCTGCATACCAGTCTCTACTGGATGACAAACTGGATCATTTCGCAAAGCTCCATCGGGAAGACCGTACTGCGCTCCTGGATGAAGCTGAAGCCTTGTTACGTGATCACTGCTGGATCTTGCATGGCTGTCACATGAACAAGCAGGCTGAACTGGATCAGAGCATCTTCGGCATGCAGGTAGCAGAATTCGGTTATCTGGACATCTCCAAATTGTGGATCAAAAATCCTTAG
- a CDS encoding PAS domain S-box protein, whose amino-acid sequence MQVQKVDHHELFEQIYNQAPIGIALVAPTGEWRKVNPAFCCMLGFTYEELTKLTYQDITHPDDSPQDVIYNCELFEGKSKEYKYEKRYIHKNGNILWISLHVSLVRSEITDEPLYFICHIVDITDRKMSEQKLLHSEEMFKLITDHAQEIIYIADQEGICRFCSPSVQLLLGYSPEEVIGQKNDAYFHPQDLERISQMDLTKGNLLNIRVRHKEGHYLWFETTYKVFGDAEHGQQILSIGRDVSERKKQKDISAEAERIALIGSWEWDMVKDYITLSDQIFEIFELERTCKPYRISDVFDVMDSEYITSLQNHITRVKQGEPLDFEYKHISSDGSEKYLHLRGLITLDEYQQPVQLNGTLQDITERKRIEFKLQESVERYTSLKKYNHDAIISFNMDGNIMNANPVAVKMTGCPVAEMIGTSISRFIGASNLGLILGSNYEMAEKEINAVRHTDGSETEVLATLAPIIINKSNVGFYLIAKDITEQKKLLVAKETAERMNKAKSEFLAMMSHEIRTPMNGVIGMTDLLMDTPGLSGEQKEYIEIIQKSGDSLLAIINDILDFSKIESGKTDLVEDPFDLVEIVTETVQIVKPLAREKKLDVRMCVEDAIPTPVYGDAYRLKQVLTNIIGNAVKFTSEGGVEVKVGVKEQSGNNVQLYFQVKDSGIGIPIERKQQLFEPFYQLENFMTRKPQGTGLGLAISKKLVELMQGEIWIEESDEPGTIFIFTAQFKLNNGEESNRLDQQQKKSRTSALRILIAEDNEVNQLVLSRIVEKKGHFVDHVADGVEAVEAVKHTSYDIVFMDVHMPRLNGFEATKAIKNALHPESCPYIIAVTANAVRGDMENCLKAGMDAYISKPIKIESIMQALETYYIKNNL is encoded by the coding sequence ATGCAGGTTCAAAAGGTCGACCATCATGAATTGTTCGAGCAGATATACAACCAAGCACCTATTGGAATTGCACTCGTTGCTCCGACAGGAGAATGGAGAAAAGTGAACCCTGCATTTTGCTGTATGCTGGGTTTTACTTATGAGGAATTAACGAAGCTCACCTACCAGGATATTACGCATCCGGATGATTCACCACAAGATGTGATCTATAACTGCGAGCTATTCGAAGGTAAATCTAAAGAGTATAAATATGAAAAGCGTTATATCCATAAAAATGGTAACATCTTATGGATTTCATTGCATGTTTCATTAGTTCGTAGCGAAATTACGGATGAACCTCTTTACTTCATTTGCCATATTGTTGATATAACTGACCGCAAAATGTCTGAACAAAAACTTCTGCATAGTGAAGAGATGTTCAAACTGATTACAGATCATGCTCAGGAGATCATCTATATTGCTGATCAGGAGGGTATTTGTCGATTCTGCTCTCCCTCAGTCCAACTTTTATTGGGTTATTCGCCAGAAGAAGTGATTGGTCAAAAAAATGATGCATATTTCCACCCACAAGATCTGGAACGGATCTCACAGATGGACTTGACTAAGGGAAATCTGTTAAATATTAGGGTGCGTCATAAAGAGGGACATTATCTGTGGTTTGAGACCACATACAAGGTTTTTGGTGATGCTGAGCATGGACAGCAGATTCTTTCGATTGGACGAGATGTATCCGAACGAAAAAAACAAAAGGATATCAGTGCAGAGGCTGAACGTATTGCCTTAATTGGTAGTTGGGAATGGGATATGGTCAAAGATTATATAACACTTTCAGATCAGATCTTTGAGATTTTTGAACTTGAACGCACCTGCAAACCATATCGTATAAGTGATGTTTTTGATGTCATGGATTCCGAATATATAACCTCTTTACAAAACCATATTACAAGGGTAAAACAGGGTGAACCGCTCGATTTTGAATACAAACACATCAGCTCTGATGGAAGTGAGAAGTATCTTCACTTGCGTGGGCTGATCACGCTCGATGAATATCAGCAGCCAGTTCAGCTGAACGGAACACTTCAGGATATCACTGAACGCAAACGCATCGAATTTAAATTGCAGGAATCTGTGGAGCGATACACTTCGCTTAAGAAATACAATCATGACGCCATTATCTCGTTTAACATGGATGGTAATATTATGAATGCAAATCCAGTAGCGGTGAAAATGACGGGTTGTCCCGTGGCTGAAATGATCGGTACAAGCATAAGCAGATTTATCGGAGCCAGTAATCTGGGTCTGATTCTGGGCAGTAATTATGAGATGGCTGAAAAGGAGATCAACGCTGTTCGGCACACGGATGGATCTGAGACAGAAGTCTTGGCTACGCTTGCTCCAATTATTATTAATAAATCCAATGTCGGGTTTTACCTGATTGCGAAGGATATTACGGAGCAGAAAAAACTGCTGGTAGCCAAAGAAACAGCGGAGAGAATGAATAAGGCCAAAAGTGAATTTTTGGCGATGATGAGCCATGAAATCCGCACACCTATGAACGGTGTAATTGGGATGACGGATCTGCTCATGGATACTCCTGGACTTAGCGGGGAACAAAAGGAATATATCGAAATCATCCAGAAGAGTGGAGATTCCTTGCTGGCCATCATTAATGATATTCTTGATTTTTCCAAAATTGAGTCAGGCAAAACCGATCTGGTTGAAGATCCTTTTGATCTCGTAGAGATCGTGACCGAGACGGTGCAAATCGTAAAACCGCTGGCTCGAGAAAAGAAGCTGGATGTACGTATGTGCGTAGAAGATGCTATTCCAACTCCGGTGTATGGTGATGCTTATCGTCTCAAACAGGTACTTACCAATATCATTGGCAACGCGGTCAAATTCACTTCAGAAGGCGGCGTGGAAGTTAAAGTTGGGGTTAAGGAGCAGTCCGGCAATAACGTGCAGCTTTATTTTCAGGTAAAGGATTCGGGCATTGGGATTCCGATTGAAAGGAAACAACAATTATTTGAACCTTTCTACCAACTGGAGAATTTTATGACCCGCAAACCTCAAGGTACCGGTCTTGGCCTTGCCATTAGTAAGAAACTGGTGGAGCTTATGCAGGGCGAGATCTGGATCGAGGAATCGGATGAACCGGGTACAATATTTATATTCACCGCCCAATTTAAATTAAATAACGGTGAAGAGAGCAACAGGTTGGATCAACAGCAGAAGAAGAGCAGAACATCAGCCTTGCGGATTTTAATCGCAGAAGACAATGAGGTGAATCAGCTCGTCCTTAGCAGAATCGTTGAGAAAAAAGGGCACTTCGTGGATCATGTGGCGGACGGTGTTGAGGCAGTCGAGGCGGTCAAACACACTTCATATGATATCGTCTTCATGGATGTGCATATGCCAAGGCTTAATGGATTCGAAGCGACAAAAGCGATTAAAAATGCTTTGCACCCCGAGAGTTGTCCATACATTATTGCGGTAACTGCAAATGCAGTAAGAGGAGACATGGAAAACTGCTTGAAGGCAGGCATGGATGCGTATATCAGCAAACCGATCAAAATCGAGTCCATTATGCAAGCGTTGGAGACCTATTACATCAAAAATAATCTCTGA
- a CDS encoding polyprenyl synthetase family protein: protein MNNVLTEQADAGYRLAEQKASQYFTSLRQQLIDNTYTTALSQDIHVWQKKHIHRFAWLSLLSPSKRKPDPRDIHRYIHWLNATGKLDDYLDRSISYIYMRDLGQALDSPGTQSRIQHIVQNTKKYFMGSATGRKGQPDYISLAALYRWGQKEHIETAVIWVMNKLKNVASNIPKELDAEQAQRKLIKIILGVVLHVDDEMNEQTPPEERARRFDAAIRLGYSYGLTYPFVDDLLDSQALTVQEKEQYSLMIRDALLTGVVPDLGEWKGSNLEVIEYVHSELREAFEYIKDYQHPEKQRTFLEQSYVFFQSQEIDRNKKLANANYTNEELYIPIIIKSSSSRLIVRSVLSAPVDEGFDLRTFYYGIYNQLADDFADMFDDMEEGAVTPYTYYLKYRDLRPDLINPYELYWAVISHLIHDVYNSDAKTREVILDRAINGLKRCKERLGQQKYDEVMTIFASGQPEFNQLVQQMVRKADDVDFLDKLLRDQVVLQLRNDKQEKEEFKQTIRTVREQINVELQIAKPGGLHEMKETLIDAANYSLQGDGKRLRPILTWVMGVREYGLPESSIVPLLRSLEYMHTASLIFDDLPTQDNASTRRGRSTLHQVHNSATAELTGLFLIQKAIGEQSSLNRFDAATVLTLIQYSAEKAEDMCMGQAMDLNSKGKALTLEQLNMICFYKTGIAFEAALVMPAILAQVKEAEMVALKKFAYHAGIAFQIKDDLLDFEGNHLILGKPAGQDERNNNSTFVSILGDEGAKKAMWEHYCLATDALNEMPKPIPFLRHLLDYLIGRER, encoded by the coding sequence ATGAATAACGTACTTACAGAACAGGCTGATGCAGGATATCGGCTAGCTGAGCAGAAAGCATCTCAGTATTTTACTTCTCTTAGGCAGCAACTTATAGATAATACGTATACGACAGCACTTAGCCAAGATATTCATGTATGGCAAAAGAAACATATTCATCGTTTTGCCTGGCTTTCTCTTTTATCACCTAGCAAAAGAAAACCGGATCCCCGGGATATTCATAGATATATCCACTGGCTGAATGCTACTGGGAAGCTGGATGATTACCTGGATCGGAGTATCTCCTATATTTATATGCGGGATCTGGGGCAAGCCCTTGATTCTCCGGGTACGCAATCCCGAATTCAGCACATTGTCCAGAATACCAAAAAATACTTTATGGGCTCTGCCACTGGGCGCAAAGGACAGCCCGATTATATTAGTCTGGCTGCGTTGTACCGGTGGGGACAGAAGGAGCACATTGAAACAGCTGTCATCTGGGTGATGAACAAATTAAAGAATGTAGCATCCAACATCCCGAAGGAGCTGGATGCAGAGCAGGCACAGCGGAAGCTCATCAAGATCATTCTCGGCGTGGTCCTTCATGTGGATGATGAGATGAACGAGCAGACACCACCAGAAGAACGGGCCCGGAGATTTGATGCGGCGATTCGACTTGGTTATTCGTACGGTTTGACGTATCCATTTGTGGATGATCTGCTGGATTCTCAAGCTTTGACTGTTCAAGAAAAAGAACAATATTCCCTGATGATACGCGATGCACTTCTTACCGGGGTCGTACCTGATCTGGGAGAGTGGAAAGGTAGCAATCTGGAAGTGATCGAATATGTACATTCCGAGCTTCGGGAAGCATTTGAGTACATTAAGGACTATCAGCATCCAGAGAAACAGCGCACGTTCTTAGAGCAATCTTATGTGTTCTTTCAGTCTCAGGAGATCGATCGCAACAAGAAATTAGCCAATGCGAATTATACCAATGAAGAATTGTACATTCCGATTATTATCAAATCTTCTTCTTCCCGATTAATCGTCCGGTCTGTTCTCAGTGCACCAGTGGATGAAGGATTTGATCTACGGACGTTCTATTACGGGATATATAATCAGTTGGCCGATGATTTTGCCGATATGTTTGACGATATGGAAGAAGGGGCAGTAACTCCGTATACGTACTATTTGAAGTACCGCGACCTGCGTCCCGACTTGATTAATCCATATGAATTGTATTGGGCAGTCATCTCTCATCTAATCCATGATGTTTACAACTCGGATGCCAAGACCCGTGAGGTCATACTGGATCGTGCCATCAACGGGCTGAAGCGTTGTAAAGAACGGTTGGGACAGCAAAAATATGATGAAGTGATGACGATCTTTGCCTCTGGGCAGCCTGAATTCAATCAACTGGTTCAACAGATGGTGCGAAAAGCAGATGACGTTGATTTCCTCGATAAATTGTTACGGGATCAGGTCGTGCTTCAATTGAGAAATGACAAGCAGGAGAAAGAGGAGTTCAAACAGACCATTCGAACGGTGCGCGAACAGATTAATGTGGAGTTGCAGATTGCGAAGCCCGGTGGGCTGCATGAGATGAAAGAAACGCTAATCGATGCAGCCAATTACAGTTTGCAGGGAGACGGAAAAAGGTTACGTCCCATATTAACTTGGGTTATGGGTGTGCGAGAGTACGGTCTACCTGAATCATCCATCGTTCCCCTACTAAGATCGCTGGAGTACATGCATACCGCTTCCCTGATCTTTGATGATCTGCCTACGCAGGATAATGCTTCGACAAGACGTGGACGATCCACGCTGCACCAGGTACACAATAGCGCCACAGCAGAGCTTACCGGTCTGTTTCTCATTCAGAAGGCGATTGGAGAGCAATCCTCATTGAATCGCTTTGATGCGGCAACCGTGCTCACTCTCATTCAGTATTCGGCTGAAAAAGCAGAGGATATGTGTATGGGGCAGGCGATGGATCTGAACTCCAAAGGCAAGGCATTGACGCTGGAGCAGTTGAACATGATCTGTTTTTACAAAACAGGCATTGCCTTCGAAGCTGCCCTGGTTATGCCAGCGATACTTGCCCAAGTGAAGGAAGCGGAGATGGTTGCGCTGAAAAAGTTCGCTTATCATGCAGGGATCGCCTTCCAGATCAAGGACGACTTGCTGGATTTCGAGGGAAATCACCTCATTCTTGGGAAACCTGCAGGTCAGGATGAGCGGAACAACAATTCAACCTTTGTGTCTATTCTGGGTGATGAAGGCGCGAAGAAAGCGATGTGGGAGCATTATTGTCTTGCTACAGATGCATTGAACGAGATGCCGAAACCTATTCCCTTCCTGAGACATTTATTGGATTATCTTATTGGCCGCGAGCGCTAA
- a CDS encoding sulfite exporter TauE/SafE family protein: MDLLLFVIMFILGLVGSFFSGLLGIGGAIINYPLLLYVPSWMGLEPFSAHQVSSISMFQVFFASLAGVIAFRRKVKTGRSGGAIVHHGLVLYMGSSILAGSLIGGFISGHLDGRIINLIYGILAIMAIVLMLIPGKGKLDTSAPLVFNRWIAAGTAFAVGIVSGIVGAGGAFILIPIMLTILNIPVRTTIASSLAIVFISAIGGVIGKITGGDIPMEPIIYTVIGSLLGASLGSRVSSMINVRVLRYALIVLIAITAVKVWSSIL; encoded by the coding sequence ATGGATCTTCTGCTTTTTGTCATCATGTTTATACTGGGTCTGGTCGGTTCATTCTTCTCCGGTTTGTTGGGTATTGGTGGGGCCATTATCAATTATCCGCTGTTGTTATATGTTCCATCCTGGATGGGATTGGAGCCGTTCTCAGCACATCAGGTATCTTCGATTAGTATGTTTCAAGTGTTTTTCGCTTCACTTGCCGGTGTGATTGCATTCCGCAGAAAAGTAAAAACGGGTAGAAGTGGTGGGGCGATCGTTCACCACGGATTGGTGCTATACATGGGCTCCAGCATTCTTGCTGGCAGTCTGATCGGCGGGTTCATATCCGGTCATCTGGACGGAAGGATTATTAATCTGATCTATGGCATTCTGGCGATCATGGCGATTGTGCTTATGCTAATTCCCGGAAAAGGAAAGCTTGATACCTCAGCTCCACTGGTGTTTAATCGATGGATTGCAGCAGGCACTGCTTTTGCAGTAGGCATTGTATCAGGGATTGTTGGTGCGGGTGGTGCCTTTATCCTTATTCCTATCATGCTGACGATTCTCAACATCCCCGTACGAACGACGATTGCTTCTTCACTGGCGATTGTATTTATCTCCGCAATCGGCGGCGTTATAGGGAAAATTACGGGTGGAGACATTCCGATGGAACCCATCATCTATACGGTGATCGGCAGTTTGCTCGGGGCATCCCTTGGTTCACGGGTTAGTTCGATGATCAATGTGAGGGTACTTCGATATGCATTAATCGTACTTATCGCCATCACCGCGGTCAAAGTCTGGTCTTCCATTCTGTAA
- a CDS encoding SDR family NAD(P)-dependent oxidoreductase, whose translation MTQHNGKVIIITGGASGIGKETALQLSDQGATIVVADYNEDGAKKLAAEIEAAGGTAGAYKVDVSKGDEIKALIDWTVEQYGTLSGIFNNAGIGLVKPFLEMDPESYHRVIDVDQHSVYYGMYYGAKKMVELNVQGTIVNTASIYGSVAAVGSFNYNAAKAAVVMMSKSGALELAEHGIRVVGVAPGFIETPILGDDQAMKDALATQHMRGELIQPEKVASVVTFLFSDAASAVNGTTVAVDDGFLSFKTK comes from the coding sequence ATGACTCAACACAATGGAAAAGTAATTATTATTACAGGTGGAGCAAGTGGTATTGGTAAAGAGACAGCACTTCAACTTTCGGATCAAGGTGCGACTATTGTTGTCGCTGACTATAATGAAGACGGAGCGAAGAAGCTTGCGGCAGAGATTGAAGCAGCAGGCGGAACAGCGGGCGCGTACAAAGTGGATGTATCCAAAGGGGACGAGATCAAAGCCCTGATAGACTGGACCGTAGAGCAATATGGTACGTTAAGCGGTATTTTCAATAACGCAGGCATTGGACTTGTGAAGCCATTTCTGGAGATGGACCCGGAATCCTATCACAGAGTCATTGATGTAGATCAGCACAGCGTATACTACGGTATGTATTATGGCGCGAAAAAAATGGTTGAATTGAATGTACAAGGTACTATTGTAAATACAGCTTCGATCTATGGAAGTGTTGCTGCAGTAGGTAGCTTCAACTACAATGCAGCCAAGGCTGCTGTTGTTATGATGTCCAAATCCGGTGCATTGGAACTTGCTGAGCATGGAATTCGTGTAGTTGGTGTAGCACCTGGCTTTATCGAAACACCGATTCTGGGTGATGACCAAGCCATGAAGGATGCGCTTGCTACTCAACATATGCGTGGAGAGCTTATTCAACCGGAGAAAGTAGCCAGTGTGGTTACATTCCTGTTCAGTGATGCAGCCAGTGCAGTCAATGGTACAACCGTAGCCGTAGATGATGGATTCCTCAGCTTCAAAACCAAATAA
- a CDS encoding DUF6376 family protein, translating into MFIRKRKHTLMMTGLIASSILLISACSVVEQANQSLNYVSGATDYIEQVSNAGADLQELASGAVNNPEITTQIQEKIDLIQAEASEFSQLTAPAIGESIHENLVSYNTQLTEVVDNFENTIAEQGFTAENWEKTGIPELITNINNLKDPLSGLQGE; encoded by the coding sequence ATGTTTATAAGAAAAAGAAAGCACACATTAATGATGACAGGGCTTATTGCATCAAGTATTCTTTTGATTTCGGCCTGTTCTGTCGTGGAACAAGCCAATCAAAGTTTAAATTATGTGAGTGGGGCTACTGATTATATAGAACAGGTATCAAACGCCGGGGCTGATCTGCAAGAGCTTGCATCGGGTGCGGTGAATAATCCGGAGATTACAACGCAGATTCAGGAGAAAATCGATCTGATCCAAGCAGAAGCAAGTGAATTTTCTCAGTTGACTGCTCCTGCAATAGGAGAGAGCATTCATGAAAATCTGGTTAGTTACAATACTCAATTAACAGAAGTTGTAGACAATTTCGAGAATACAATTGCAGAGCAAGGTTTTACGGCAGAAAATTGGGAGAAGACAGGCATTCCTGAACTGATCACGAACATCAATAATTTGAAAGATCCGCTAAGCGGACTTCAGGGTGAATAA